One genomic region from Campylobacter concisus encodes:
- a CDS encoding alanine/glycine:cation symporter family protein: protein MPTNFAEILNNCVESINSFLWGPYFLITLLCGTGLFFTIRLGFVQIFKFKMGLKELFGNFSLHGEAAGKAGMSQFQAVATAIAAQVGTGNLVGATTALIMGGPGAIFWMWCAAFLGMATNFAEICLAQIYRTKDDSGHTIGGPAFYISRGLKGKWAKILAGFFAIAIIIALGFIGNMVQANSISDGFKGAFGIPQWITGAFLAIVCAVIFIGGVKAIARVAEKIVPLMALLYVGVGLIIIALNFHEIPDAVLLIYKAAFDPSAAWGGATGASIAAAMRYGIARGLFSNEAGMGSTPHAHAAANVKHPVDQAVLGIMSVFVDTFIVLNITVFVVLTANVISFENGKAVFTGITLVQEAFSSHIFGKVGGYSFVAICLFFFAFTTILGWYYFAEINVRYLLGAKAVRAFQILVVVFVFLGSLQKVDFVWSLADMFNGLMVVPNLIAIIILSPIVAKLLKDHDAGKEYDVKDYLK, encoded by the coding sequence ATGCCTACAAATTTTGCTGAAATTTTAAATAATTGTGTCGAGAGTATAAATTCATTTCTTTGGGGTCCATACTTCCTTATTACCCTACTTTGCGGCACTGGACTATTTTTTACTATTAGGCTTGGTTTTGTTCAAATTTTTAAGTTTAAAATGGGATTAAAAGAGCTTTTTGGAAATTTTTCACTCCATGGCGAAGCTGCTGGCAAGGCTGGAATGAGTCAGTTTCAAGCGGTCGCAACTGCGATCGCTGCACAAGTTGGCACTGGCAATCTAGTAGGCGCAACGACGGCCCTTATCATGGGTGGACCTGGAGCGATTTTTTGGATGTGGTGCGCTGCGTTTTTAGGCATGGCTACAAATTTTGCTGAAATTTGCCTAGCTCAAATTTACCGCACAAAAGACGATAGCGGGCACACGATAGGCGGTCCGGCATTTTATATAAGTCGTGGATTAAAGGGAAAATGGGCAAAAATTCTAGCTGGCTTTTTCGCTATCGCTATCATTATCGCACTTGGCTTTATCGGCAATATGGTGCAAGCAAACTCGATCTCAGACGGCTTTAAAGGAGCCTTTGGTATACCTCAGTGGATAACTGGAGCTTTTTTAGCAATCGTCTGCGCAGTAATCTTTATAGGTGGCGTAAAGGCGATCGCAAGAGTGGCTGAAAAGATCGTGCCTCTGATGGCTTTACTTTATGTAGGTGTTGGACTAATCATTATCGCTTTAAATTTTCACGAAATTCCAGATGCAGTTTTGCTTATCTACAAAGCAGCATTTGATCCTTCAGCTGCGTGGGGTGGAGCAACTGGAGCTAGCATAGCAGCTGCGATGAGATACGGCATCGCAAGAGGGCTTTTTAGCAATGAAGCTGGCATGGGCTCAACTCCGCACGCACACGCCGCAGCTAATGTCAAACACCCAGTCGATCAAGCAGTACTTGGCATAATGAGCGTATTTGTAGATACTTTTATTGTTTTAAATATAACCGTTTTTGTAGTGCTCACTGCAAATGTTATTAGCTTTGAAAATGGCAAGGCAGTCTTTACAGGCATAACCTTAGTACAAGAGGCCTTCTCATCGCATATCTTTGGCAAGGTTGGCGGTTATAGCTTTGTAGCGATCTGCCTATTTTTCTTTGCATTTACAACGATTCTGGGATGGTACTATTTTGCTGAGATCAACGTAAGATACCTTCTTGGGGCAAAAGCGGTCAGAGCTTTTCAGATTTTAGTAGTCGTTTTTGTATTTTTGGGAAGCTTGCAAAAGGTTGATTTTGTCTGGAGCCTAGCAGATATGTTTAATGGCTTGATGGTCGTACCAAATTTAATTGCCATCATCATTTTAAGCCCTATCGTGGCAAAGCTTTTAAAAGATCACGATGCTGGCAAAGAGTATGATGTGAAAGATTATTTGAAATAA
- a CDS encoding DUF6471 domain-containing protein: MTEYEKRAKVYLKIQMAKADIDYPRLAELLKEKGINESRENLANKINRGKFSFAFVLMVCELLEHKIAD; the protein is encoded by the coding sequence ATGACCGAATATGAAAAACGAGCAAAGGTGTATCTAAAAATACAAATGGCAAAAGCCGACATAGATTATCCGAGACTAGCGGAGCTATTAAAAGAAAAAGGCATAAACGAATCAAGAGAGAATTTAGCAAATAAAATTAACCGAGGTAAGTTTAGTTTTGCGTTTGTTTTGATGGTATGTGAATTGCTCGAACATAAAATTGCAGATTAA
- a CDS encoding glycosyltransferase: MRFFLFFVKPVIFATIAAKIARVPRIVGMIEGLGGAFTVHKNGQTKKAKIIKTIQVLLYKISLLGLTQEELKPYLDSGVVIYPGFVNDIKERIVNSSIFVLPSYYREGVPRSTQEAMAIGRAVITTNSVGCRETVEDGVNGFLVPPFDSKILAQKMIYFIQNPEMIVQMGIESRKIAEIKFNINEKNERLAKIIIGK; encoded by the coding sequence ATGCGGTTTTTTCTTTTTTTTGTTAAGCCAGTCATTTTTGCAACTATAGCCGCAAAAATAGCAAGAGTGCCACGAATAGTAGGCATGATAGAAGGGCTTGGCGGGGCTTTTACGGTTCATAAAAATGGGCAAACAAAAAAGGCGAAAATTATAAAAACTATACAAGTTCTTTTATATAAAATTTCACTACTTGGATTAACTCAAGAAGAGCTAAAACCTTATCTTGATAGTGGCGTAGTTATATATCCTGGCTTCGTAAATGATATAAAAGAACGGATAGTGAATAGTTCCATTTTTGTCTTGCCTTCGTATTACAGAGAAGGTGTGCCAAGAAGTACGCAGGAAGCCATGGCAATAGGAAGGGCAGTAATAACCACAAATAGCGTAGGATGTAGAGAAACTGTTGAAGATGGTGTAAATGGATTCTTGGTGCCACCATTTGATAGTAAAATTTTGGCACAAAAGATGATTTATTTTATACAAAATCCAGAAATGATAGTCCAAATGGGTATAGAAAGCAGAAAAATAGCTGAAATAAAATTTAATATAAATGAAAAAAATGAAAGACTTGCAAAGATTATTATTGGGAAATAG
- a CDS encoding IS1595 family transposase, whose amino-acid sequence MSENECYEYFKSICWSSNKGSPICPTCGSASSHYFIESRLQYRCKDCFHTFSVTSGTIFHSHKLDFKAILLAIVIFSNATKGISALQLSRDLDVQYKTAWVLSHKIRESLMTSDSGNKFSGIVEMDGVYVGNYIKPANNINNRIDRRKAFKPNKRVIISLRERNLFGSGAGKTKTFILKSNHILPNSEIHTDENSAYDDLLAHYNLKRVNHQIEYSGLNGENNNQFVKI is encoded by the coding sequence ATGAGCGAGAACGAGTGTTACGAATATTTTAAATCGATTTGTTGGAGTAGCAATAAAGGTAGTCCTATTTGTCCGACTTGCGGAAGCGCATCGTCTCACTACTTTATAGAAAGTAGACTACAATATCGTTGCAAGGATTGTTTTCATACCTTTAGCGTTACAAGCGGAACAATATTTCACTCTCATAAGCTTGATTTTAAAGCTATACTTCTTGCTATCGTTATATTTTCTAATGCTACGAAAGGTATTTCAGCCTTACAACTTAGTAGAGACCTAGACGTTCAATATAAAACGGCTTGGGTCTTATCTCATAAAATAAGAGAAAGCCTTATGACTAGCGATAGCGGAAATAAATTTAGCGGCATAGTCGAGATGGACGGAGTATACGTCGGAAACTATATAAAACCCGCTAATAATATAAACAACAGGATAGATAGACGAAAAGCTTTTAAGCCTAATAAACGAGTTATCATATCGCTTCGAGAGAGAAATTTATTTGGAAGCGGAGCAGGTAAAACTAAGACCTTTATTCTAAAGAGTAACCACATCTTGCCTAACTCGGAAATTCATACAGACGAAAACTCGGCTTACGACGATTTGTTAGCTCATTACAATTTAAAAAGAGTAAATCACCAAATAGAGTATTCGGGACTAAATGGGGAGAATAACAATCAATTTGTAAAAATTTAA